One part of the Treponema sp. OMZ 787 genome encodes these proteins:
- a CDS encoding TIGR00282 family metallophosphoesterase: MKQFIRIFMGGDVCGNLGLETLQKHLPSIIEKEKIDFCVVNGENTAHGVGIKDDQTEAFFNAGVDVITGGNHTLERFEIRMNFGKDKRVLRPHNFPLAQGSGLAIIEKNGIKYSVINLQGRENMRAIDCPFQTIDSLFSSQSRDDLSESLNIIDFHAESTMEKEALAFYVDGRVSLFAGTHTHTQTADERILPNGTAYITDLGMIGAKESVIGGSPFTAITRTKSQVPQRVEVLEDGVAIFCGLVAEIDLETKKAVLVKRIQISS; encoded by the coding sequence ATGAAACAATTTATAAGAATTTTTATGGGCGGTGATGTTTGCGGGAATTTAGGTCTTGAAACCTTGCAAAAACATTTGCCCTCTATAATAGAAAAAGAAAAAATAGATTTTTGCGTGGTAAACGGAGAAAACACGGCACACGGTGTAGGAATAAAAGATGATCAAACGGAGGCTTTTTTTAATGCAGGTGTCGATGTTATAACCGGCGGAAATCATACGCTGGAAAGATTTGAAATACGCATGAACTTCGGAAAAGATAAACGAGTTTTGCGTCCGCACAACTTTCCTCTGGCTCAAGGTTCCGGGCTTGCCATTATCGAAAAGAACGGAATCAAATACAGCGTTATAAATCTTCAAGGCAGGGAAAATATGAGAGCCATCGACTGCCCCTTTCAAACTATCGATTCTCTTTTTTCATCTCAAAGCCGGGATGACTTATCCGAATCGCTAAATATTATAGACTTTCATGCAGAATCCACAATGGAAAAAGAAGCTCTTGCATTCTATGTCGACGGACGCGTCTCGCTTTTTGCAGGAACACATACGCACACCCAAACAGCTGATGAAAGAATCTTACCGAACGGTACAGCCTATATTACCGACCTTGGAATGATAGGTGCAAAAGAATCCGTTATCGGAGGCAGTCCATTTACGGCTATAACAAGAACAAAGAGTCAGGTTCCTCAGCGTGTAGAAGTTTTGGAAGACGGAGTTGCAATATTTTGCGGTTTAGTTGCCGAGATAGATCTCGAAACAAAAAAAGCTGTTTTAGTAAAAAGAATTCAAATCAGCTCTTAG
- a CDS encoding TatD family hydrolase, translated as MYTDAHVHILDTIEELTSQNIENPILNTFDKEIFFCASSNESARFETQEKICRENSENFILSFGIHPQCPIDNEIPYLEKLIIEKKISAIGECGFDLFDEHYKSTLEEQKKVWKIQLELAVKSGLPIVVHCRKGLHLIFNDVKTLKKINAVIFHGWAGSVNEARSLLKKGVNAYFCIGKGLLRGQKAQIETAANLEKKRILTETDAPYMSLKEEKFSLPTDIKKVFSVFAEIWAESAGLVNYDEQNYKNYTEELKYSLFENFKKAYSINFKGN; from the coding sequence ATGTACACAGATGCCCATGTCCATATTTTGGACACAATAGAAGAATTGACTTCTCAGAACATAGAAAACCCGATTTTAAACACTTTTGATAAGGAAATATTTTTTTGTGCTTCTTCAAATGAATCAGCCCGCTTTGAAACTCAAGAAAAAATATGCAGGGAAAATTCCGAGAATTTTATTCTTTCTTTCGGAATACACCCTCAATGCCCTATAGACAACGAAATCCCTTATTTAGAAAAACTTATCATCGAAAAGAAAATATCGGCAATAGGGGAATGCGGTTTTGATCTATTCGATGAACATTACAAAAGTACATTGGAAGAACAAAAAAAAGTATGGAAAATACAGTTGGAGCTTGCAGTAAAATCTGGACTCCCAATAGTGGTACACTGCCGAAAAGGTTTACACCTCATATTCAATGATGTAAAAACTTTAAAAAAAATAAATGCAGTTATCTTTCACGGATGGGCAGGCTCTGTAAACGAAGCAAGGTCGCTTTTAAAAAAAGGCGTAAATGCATATTTTTGTATCGGCAAGGGCCTGCTCCGTGGACAAAAAGCTCAAATTGAAACGGCCGCAAATTTAGAAAAGAAAAGAATTTTAACGGAAACGGATGCCCCATATATGAGTTTAAAAGAAGAAAAATTTTCACTCCCTACAGATATAAAAAAAGTATTTTCCGTGTTTGCAGAAATATGGGCTGAATCGGCAGGGCTTGTAAACTATGATGAGCAAAACTACAAAAATTATACGGAAGAATTAAAATATTCCCTCTTTGAAAATTTTAAAAAAGCATATAGTATTAACTTTAAAGGCAATTGA
- the efp gene encoding elongation factor P, whose translation MIRGGDIAKGTVLLNKGTPYLVVEREFVNPGKGAAFARVKMKNLRDGSVLMQTIKTADTVEDAVVDTHKSQYQYKDGDQFMFMDTESFESISVPAETVGDKEHYLREGDEYDILIWENEPIDVRIPTKMIFIVEQSENYIKGDTVSGATKPIVTETGLVVRVPLFIKQGEKILVNTETNEYQERVNN comes from the coding sequence ATGATTAGAGGTGGAGATATAGCTAAGGGCACGGTTTTGCTCAATAAGGGTACTCCCTATTTGGTTGTTGAACGGGAATTTGTAAACCCCGGAAAGGGAGCTGCCTTTGCCCGTGTTAAAATGAAGAATTTAAGGGATGGATCTGTTTTAATGCAGACTATCAAAACGGCAGATACCGTTGAAGATGCTGTAGTAGATACCCACAAAAGTCAGTATCAGTACAAGGACGGAGACCAGTTTATGTTCATGGATACGGAAAGTTTTGAATCAATTTCCGTACCGGCCGAAACAGTAGGCGACAAGGAGCATTATCTAAGAGAGGGCGATGAGTACGATATTCTTATATGGGAAAATGAGCCTATCGATGTAAGGATTCCTACAAAGATGATCTTCATTGTTGAGCAAAGCGAAAACTACATAAAAGGAGATACGGTTTCGGGTGCAACAAAGCCCATAGTTACTGAAACAGGACTAGTGGTAAGAGTTCCTCTCTTTATTAAGCAGGGCGAAAAAATTCTGGTAAATACCGAAACAAACGAATATCAGGAAAGAGTTAACAACTAA